From one Streptomyces sp. SCSIO 30461 genomic stretch:
- a CDS encoding Ig-like domain-containing protein has product MNDISPVRNVTGCTVLLLSLGAGIAACSGSESHPLAARPYDAARQVALSAPSGSTKADPEKPLEVTAKSGDARITDVTAVDTAGRYLAGVLAADGSRWRSTGPLAAGTRYTVRVATEDAAGAPGLRTQTFETAAATNRLKVTLGPKAGTYGVGQPVTVELSAPVKDKAARSAIERALTVRSTPAVEGAWHWVDDKQLHYRPKEYWPAGATVVVQSNLDGVKVGKKLYGGATKPLTLTIGDRIEAITDAATHQMTVLRNGKVINTIPVTTGKPGFSTRNGVKVVLGKEYYVRMRGTSIGIPEGTSDSYDLDVYYATRLTWSGEYVHAAPWSVGSQGYANVSHGCTGMSSANAQWFFNTVREGDIVKVVNSLGHTMETFGNGFGDWNLPWDKWRVGSAVLNGTRDGAGPAVTARLAPLV; this is encoded by the coding sequence ATGAACGACATATCGCCTGTGCGCAATGTCACCGGATGTACGGTGCTGCTCCTGTCTCTGGGTGCCGGAATCGCCGCGTGCAGCGGCTCCGAAAGCCACCCGCTGGCGGCACGGCCCTATGACGCGGCCCGGCAGGTCGCCCTCAGCGCGCCCTCCGGCAGCACCAAGGCGGATCCGGAGAAGCCACTGGAGGTCACCGCGAAGAGCGGTGACGCCCGGATCACCGATGTCACCGCCGTCGACACGGCCGGGCGCTACCTCGCAGGCGTGCTGGCTGCCGACGGCAGCAGATGGCGCTCCACGGGCCCGCTGGCGGCCGGCACGCGCTACACCGTCAGAGTGGCGACGGAGGACGCCGCAGGCGCTCCGGGGCTCCGTACCCAGACGTTCGAGACGGCGGCGGCCACGAACCGGCTGAAGGTCACCCTGGGCCCCAAGGCGGGCACCTACGGGGTCGGCCAGCCCGTCACCGTGGAGCTCAGCGCACCCGTGAAGGACAAGGCGGCGAGGAGCGCCATAGAGCGCGCCCTCACGGTGCGTTCCACGCCCGCAGTCGAAGGCGCCTGGCACTGGGTGGACGACAAGCAGCTGCACTACCGCCCAAAGGAGTACTGGCCCGCCGGCGCCACGGTCGTCGTGCAGAGCAACCTCGATGGCGTCAAGGTCGGCAAGAAGCTCTACGGCGGCGCCACCAAGCCGCTGACGCTGACCATAGGTGACCGAATAGAGGCGATAACCGACGCCGCCACGCACCAGATGACAGTGCTGCGCAACGGAAAAGTGATCAACACCATTCCGGTGACCACCGGCAAGCCCGGTTTCTCCACCCGCAACGGGGTCAAGGTCGTGCTCGGCAAGGAGTACTACGTCCGGATGCGGGGCACGAGCATCGGCATCCCCGAGGGCACATCCGACTCCTACGATCTGGATGTCTACTACGCCACTCGGTTGACCTGGAGCGGGGAGTACGTCCACGCGGCCCCCTGGTCGGTCGGCTCCCAGGGGTACGCCAACGTCAGCCACGGCTGCACCGGGATGTCCAGTGCCAACGCCCAGTGGTTCTTCAACACCGTGCGCGAAGGGGACATCGTGAAGGTCGTCAACAGCCTGGGCCACACGATGGAGACGTTCGGCAACGGCTTCGGGGACTGGAACCTGCCCTGGGACAAGTGGCGGGTCGGCAGCGCCGTCCTGAACGGCACCAGGGACGGTGCCGGACCCGCGGTCACCGCGCGGCTCGCGCCCCTGGTGTGA
- a CDS encoding heme-copper oxidase subunit III: protein MSVVATATTVETGHAHPSVNRPNLTSVGTIIWLSSELMFFAALFAMYFTLRSVMGAEYWAEQASALNFPFSVTNTTILVLSSLTCQLGVFAAERGDVKKLRTWFVITFVMGAIFIGGQVFEYTELVKHEGLSLSSDPYGSVFYLTTGFHGLHVTGGLIAFLLVLGRTYAARRFTHEQATAAIVVSYYWHFVDVVWIGLFATIYMIK, encoded by the coding sequence ATGTCGGTCGTGGCGACAGCAACGACAGTAGAAACCGGGCACGCGCACCCGTCGGTCAATCGGCCGAACCTCACCAGCGTCGGAACCATCATCTGGCTGAGTTCCGAGCTGATGTTCTTCGCGGCCCTCTTCGCGATGTACTTCACCCTGCGATCGGTGATGGGTGCCGAGTACTGGGCAGAGCAGGCTTCGGCCCTCAACTTCCCCTTCTCGGTCACCAACACCACGATCCTGGTGCTCTCCTCCCTCACCTGCCAGCTCGGCGTGTTCGCCGCCGAGCGCGGTGACGTGAAGAAGCTCCGCACGTGGTTCGTGATCACGTTCGTGATGGGTGCGATCTTCATCGGCGGCCAGGTGTTCGAGTACACCGAGCTGGTCAAGCACGAGGGCCTCTCGCTCTCGTCCGACCCGTACGGCTCGGTCTTCTACCTCACCACCGGCTTCCACGGTCTGCATGTGACGGGCGGTCTGATCGCCTTCCTGCTGGTACTCGGCAGGACGTACGCGGCCCGGAGATTCACCCACGAGCAGGCAACCGCCGCCATCGTCGTGTCCTACTACTGGCACTTCGTCGATGTCGTCTGGATCGGCCTCTTCGCCACGATCTACATGATCAAGTAG